Proteins from one Bradyrhizobium amphicarpaeae genomic window:
- a CDS encoding succinate dehydrogenase iron-sulfur subunit: protein MVEFALPKNSKITGGKTWPKPAGATETREFRVYRWNPDDGKNPSVDTYYVDTNDCGPMVLDGLIWIKNHIDPSLTFRRSCREGVCGSCAMNIDGQNTLACTRSMHDVKDGAVKINPLPHQPVVKDLVPDLTNFYAQYASVEPWLKTTSPTPQKEWKQSHEDREKLDGLYECILCACCSTSCPSYWWNSERYLGPAALLQANRWVSDSRDEATGERLDNLEDPFRLYRCHTIMNCAKACPKGLNPAEAIAELKLKMVERQI, encoded by the coding sequence ATGGTTGAATTCGCACTTCCGAAGAACTCCAAGATCACTGGCGGCAAGACCTGGCCGAAGCCCGCGGGCGCGACCGAGACCCGCGAGTTTCGCGTCTATCGCTGGAATCCGGACGACGGAAAGAATCCGAGCGTCGACACCTATTACGTCGACACCAATGATTGCGGTCCGATGGTGCTGGACGGCCTGATCTGGATCAAGAACCACATCGACCCGTCGTTGACCTTCCGCCGCTCCTGCCGCGAAGGCGTCTGCGGCTCCTGCGCCATGAACATCGACGGCCAGAACACGCTGGCCTGCACCCGCTCGATGCACGACGTGAAGGACGGCGCGGTGAAGATCAATCCGCTGCCGCACCAGCCGGTCGTGAAGGACCTCGTCCCCGACCTCACCAATTTCTACGCGCAATACGCTTCCGTCGAGCCGTGGCTGAAGACGACCTCGCCGACGCCGCAGAAGGAATGGAAGCAGAGCCACGAGGATCGCGAGAAGCTCGACGGCCTCTACGAGTGCATCCTGTGCGCCTGCTGCTCGACCTCGTGCCCGAGCTATTGGTGGAACAGCGAACGTTATCTCGGCCCCGCCGCGCTGCTGCAGGCCAACCGCTGGGTGTCCGATTCGCGCGACGAAGCGACCGGCGAGCGGCTCGACAATCTCGAGGATCCGTTCCGGCTGTATCGCTGCCACACCATCATGAACTGCGCCAAGGCCTGCCCGAAGGGTCTCAATCCGGCCGAAGCCATCGCCGAGCTCAAGCTCAAGATGGTCGAGCGCCAGATCTGA
- the sdhA gene encoding succinate dehydrogenase flavoprotein subunit produces the protein MATGTSATTTNGTGNGAPATNGKAYPIEDHTYDVVVVGAGGAGLRAVVGCSEAGLKTACITKVFPTRSHTVAAQGGISASLGNMHKDDWRWHMYDTVKGSDWLGDQDAIEYMVRNAPDAVYELEHWGVPFSRTEDGKIYQRPFGGMTMDFGKGQAQRTCAAADRTGHAMLHTMYGQSLRHAAEFFIEFFAIDLIMDDQGTCRGVIALKLDDGTLHRFRAQTVILATGGYGRAYASCTSAHTCTGDGGGMVLRAGLPMQDMEFVQFHPTGIYGSGCLVTEGARGEGGYLVNSEGERFMERYAPSAKDLASRDVVSRAMTIEIREGRGVGKKKDHIFLHLDHLDPAVLAERLPGISESAKIFANVDVTREPIPIVPTVHYNMGGIPTNYHGEVLTKRDGDDNAIIPGLMAIGEAACVSVHGANRLGSNSLIDLVVFGRAAALRLAEKLTPNAKQPELPANSSDLALGRLDHYRYASGGTPTAKLREGMQNVMQTNCAVFRTGEVLSEGQNLIEKVHSGITDIAVSDRSLVWNSDLIETLEFDNLISQAVVTMNSAANRTESRGAHAREDFSDRDDKNWMKHTLAWLEDSGKVKIEYRPVHDYTMTNDVQYIPPKARVY, from the coding sequence ATGGCTACGGGAACATCGGCCACCACAACGAATGGCACGGGCAACGGCGCTCCCGCCACCAACGGGAAAGCCTATCCGATCGAAGACCACACCTATGACGTCGTCGTGGTCGGTGCCGGCGGCGCGGGCCTCCGCGCCGTGGTCGGCTGCAGCGAAGCCGGCCTGAAGACGGCCTGCATCACCAAGGTGTTCCCGACCCGCTCGCACACGGTCGCGGCGCAGGGCGGCATCTCGGCCTCGCTCGGCAACATGCACAAGGACGACTGGCGCTGGCACATGTACGACACCGTGAAGGGGTCGGACTGGCTCGGCGACCAGGACGCGATCGAATACATGGTGCGCAACGCGCCCGACGCGGTCTACGAACTCGAGCATTGGGGCGTGCCGTTCTCGCGCACCGAGGACGGCAAGATCTACCAGCGCCCGTTCGGCGGCATGACCATGGACTTCGGCAAGGGCCAGGCGCAGCGCACCTGCGCCGCCGCCGATCGCACCGGTCACGCCATGCTGCACACGATGTACGGCCAGTCGCTGCGCCACGCCGCCGAGTTCTTCATCGAGTTCTTCGCCATCGACCTGATCATGGACGACCAGGGCACCTGCCGCGGCGTCATCGCGCTCAAGCTCGACGACGGTACGCTGCACCGCTTCCGCGCCCAGACCGTGATCCTGGCGACCGGCGGCTACGGCCGCGCCTACGCCTCCTGCACCTCGGCCCACACCTGCACCGGCGACGGCGGCGGCATGGTGCTGCGCGCCGGCCTGCCGATGCAGGACATGGAGTTCGTGCAGTTCCACCCGACCGGCATCTACGGCTCGGGCTGTCTCGTCACCGAGGGCGCGCGCGGCGAAGGCGGCTATCTCGTCAACTCCGAGGGCGAGCGCTTCATGGAGCGCTATGCGCCGTCGGCCAAGGACCTCGCCTCGCGCGACGTCGTCTCGCGCGCGATGACCATCGAGATCCGCGAGGGACGCGGCGTCGGCAAGAAGAAGGACCACATCTTCCTGCATCTCGACCATCTCGATCCCGCCGTTCTGGCCGAGCGCCTGCCGGGCATCTCCGAATCCGCGAAGATCTTCGCCAATGTCGACGTGACGCGCGAGCCGATCCCGATCGTGCCGACCGTGCACTACAACATGGGCGGCATCCCCACCAACTATCACGGCGAGGTGCTGACCAAGCGTGACGGCGACGACAACGCCATCATCCCCGGCCTGATGGCGATCGGCGAAGCCGCCTGCGTCTCGGTGCACGGCGCCAACCGGCTCGGCTCCAACTCGCTGATCGATCTCGTCGTGTTCGGCCGCGCCGCGGCGCTGCGTCTCGCCGAGAAGCTGACGCCGAACGCCAAGCAACCCGAGCTGCCGGCGAACTCGTCGGATCTCGCGCTCGGTCGCCTCGACCATTACCGCTACGCCTCCGGCGGCACGCCGACCGCGAAACTGCGCGAAGGCATGCAGAACGTGATGCAGACCAATTGCGCGGTGTTCCGCACCGGCGAAGTGCTGAGCGAAGGCCAGAACCTGATCGAGAAGGTCCACAGCGGCATCACCGACATTGCCGTGTCCGACCGCTCGCTGGTGTGGAATTCCGACCTGATCGAGACGCTGGAATTCGACAATCTGATCTCGCAGGCGGTGGTGACGATGAACTCGGCCGCCAATCGCACCGAGAGCCGCGGCGCGCATGCGCGCGAGGACTTCTCCGATCGCGACGACAAGAACTGGATGAAGCACACGCTGGCCTGGCTGGAGGACTCCGGCAAGGTCAAGATCGAGTATCGTCCGGTTCACGACTACACCATGACCAACGACGTGCAGTACATCCCGCCCAAGGCGCGCGTGTATTGA
- the sdhD gene encoding succinate dehydrogenase, hydrophobic membrane anchor protein, with the protein MSASDTPKRSLRTPLGRVRNLGAAHSGTSDFWRQRITGVAMTLLMIPALVIIVMLLGRNQVYVAQTLSSIPVAVILLLFIFASAWHMKIGMQVVIEDYVHNEKLKLVSVMLNNFFSVAVALASTYAILKLSSGV; encoded by the coding sequence ATGAGCGCATCCGATACGCCGAAGCGCAGCCTGCGCACCCCGCTCGGCCGCGTCCGCAATCTCGGCGCCGCGCATTCCGGCACGTCCGATTTCTGGCGCCAGCGCATCACCGGCGTCGCCATGACGCTGCTGATGATCCCGGCGCTGGTCATCATCGTGATGCTGCTCGGCCGCAACCAGGTCTACGTTGCGCAGACCCTGAGCTCGATTCCCGTCGCGGTGATCCTGCTCCTCTTCATCTTCGCCAGCGCCTGGCACATGAAGATCGGCATGCAGGTGGTGATCGAGGACTACGTCCATAACGAGAAGCTGAAGCTCGTCTCGGTCATGCTCAACAATTTCTTCTCGGTCGCCGTGGCGCTCGCCTCGACCTACGCGATCCTGAAACTGTCCTCCGGAGTGTAA
- the sdhC gene encoding succinate dehydrogenase, cytochrome b556 subunit, which translates to MTARIERPLSPHMQVYRWTLTMALSIIHRATGIALYFGTLLLVWWLVAAASGPAAYAHVQAFAGSIIGRLIVFGYTWALMHHMLSGIRHFIWDLGYGFKANEREALTWGALIGGIALTVLIWIVAYANGGGR; encoded by the coding sequence ATGACCGCACGGATCGAACGACCACTCTCGCCGCACATGCAAGTGTACCGCTGGACGCTGACGATGGCTCTGTCCATCATCCATCGCGCCACCGGTATTGCTCTCTATTTCGGAACCCTGCTGCTGGTCTGGTGGCTGGTTGCCGCGGCTTCCGGCCCTGCCGCCTACGCGCACGTCCAGGCCTTCGCAGGCAGCATCATCGGGCGGCTGATCGTGTTCGGCTACACCTGGGCGCTGATGCACCATATGCTCAGCGGCATCCGGCATTTCATCTGGGACCTCGGCTACGGCTTCAAGGCCAATGAGCGGGAAGCGCTAACCTGGGGCGCACTGATCGGCGGTATCGCGCTGACGGTGCTGATCTGGATCGTCGCCTATGCGAACGGAGGTGGCCGATGA
- a CDS encoding sulfite exporter TauE/SafE family protein: MIAGLDIKDIVELALLLIATGALSGFLAGVFGIGGGAILVPVFYECFRIAGVPLEVRMPLCIGTSLAVIIPTSIRSFQAHYKRGAVDLAILRVWWLPIVIGVVSGSVVARYAPERLFKIVFVCVAYSAAARLIFAREGWKFGDDLPKGPLMRVYGFCVGILSTLMGIGGGLFSNLLMTFYGRPIHQAVATSSALAVLISIPGALGYIYAGWPAAANYPAVAALQVPFALGYVSLIGAVLVMPMSLVTAPLGVRAAHAMSKRTLEVAFGCYLFVVGSRFVLSLVGGH, encoded by the coding sequence GTGATTGCAGGACTGGATATCAAGGACATCGTCGAGCTCGCGCTGTTGCTGATCGCAACCGGCGCGCTTTCGGGATTCCTGGCCGGCGTGTTCGGCATCGGCGGCGGCGCGATTCTCGTGCCGGTGTTCTACGAATGCTTCCGCATCGCCGGCGTGCCGCTGGAGGTGCGGATGCCGCTTTGCATCGGCACCTCGCTCGCGGTGATCATCCCGACCTCGATCCGTTCGTTCCAGGCGCATTACAAGCGCGGCGCCGTCGACTTGGCGATCCTGCGGGTCTGGTGGCTGCCGATCGTGATCGGCGTCGTCTCGGGGAGCGTCGTCGCGCGCTATGCGCCGGAGCGGCTGTTCAAGATCGTGTTCGTCTGCGTCGCCTATTCGGCGGCGGCGCGACTGATCTTCGCGCGCGAAGGCTGGAAGTTCGGTGACGACCTGCCGAAGGGCCCGCTGATGCGCGTCTACGGCTTCTGTGTCGGCATCCTCTCGACCCTGATGGGCATCGGCGGCGGCCTGTTCTCGAATCTGCTGATGACGTTCTACGGCCGCCCGATCCATCAGGCGGTGGCAACATCGTCGGCGCTTGCGGTCTTGATCTCGATCCCCGGCGCGCTCGGCTACATCTATGCCGGCTGGCCGGCGGCGGCGAACTATCCGGCCGTTGCAGCGCTGCAAGTGCCGTTCGCGCTCGGCTACGTCTCGCTGATCGGCGCCGTGCTGGTGATGCCGATGAGCCTCGTCACCGCGCCGCTGGGCGTGCGGGCCGCGCATGCGATGTCGAAGCGGACGCTGGAGGTGGCGTTCGGCTGCTATCTATTTGTCGTTGGCAGCCGATTCGTGCTGAGCTTGGTCGGCGGACACTAA
- a CDS encoding malonate--CoA ligase, whose protein sequence is MNPAANANLFSRLFDGLDDPARLAIETQDGGQISYGDLIARAGQMANVLVARGVKPGDRVAVQVEKSVANIVLYLGTVRAGAVYLPLNTAYTLNELDYFIGDAEPSLVVCDPSKAEGLAPIAAKVKAKIETLGPDGKGSLTEAADKANPEFATVARASDDLAAILYTSGTTGRSKGAMLTHDNLASNSLSLVGYWRFTDQDVLIHALPIYHTHGLFVATNVTLFARASMIFLPKLDPDLIIKLMARATVLMGVPTFYTRLLQNSALSRDTTKHMRLFISGSAPLLAETHREWSARTGHAVLERYGMTETNMNTSNPYDGERVPGAVGFPLPGVSVRVTEPETGKELPREEIGMIEVKGPNVFKGYWRMPEKTKSEFRPDGFFITGDLGKIDGKGYVHILGRGKDLVISGGFNVYPKEIESEIDAMPGVVESAVIGVPHADFGEGVTAVLVCNKGADVSEASVLKALDGRLAKFKMPKRVFVVDELPRNTMGKVQKNVLRDTYKDIYAKK, encoded by the coding sequence ATGAACCCAGCTGCCAACGCCAATCTGTTTTCCCGACTGTTCGACGGCCTGGACGACCCTGCGCGCCTCGCGATCGAGACGCAGGACGGCGGCCAGATCAGCTATGGCGATCTGATCGCACGGGCCGGGCAGATGGCGAATGTGCTGGTCGCGCGCGGCGTGAAGCCCGGCGACCGGGTCGCGGTGCAGGTCGAAAAGTCCGTCGCCAATATCGTGCTGTATCTCGGCACGGTCAGGGCCGGCGCGGTCTATTTGCCGCTCAACACCGCCTATACGCTGAACGAGCTCGATTACTTCATCGGCGACGCCGAGCCGTCGCTGGTGGTCTGCGATCCCTCCAAGGCCGAAGGCCTCGCCCCGATCGCCGCCAAGGTAAAAGCGAAGATCGAGACGCTTGGGCCCGACGGGAAGGGTTCGCTGACGGAGGCCGCCGACAAGGCGAACCCCGAATTCGCCACCGTGGCGCGGGCGAGCGACGATCTCGCCGCGATCCTCTACACCTCGGGCACGACAGGGCGCTCCAAGGGCGCGATGCTGACGCATGACAATCTGGCGTCGAACTCGCTCTCGCTCGTCGGCTACTGGCGTTTCACCGACCAGGACGTGCTGATCCACGCACTGCCGATCTATCACACCCACGGCCTGTTCGTGGCGACCAACGTGACGCTGTTCGCACGTGCCTCGATGATCTTCCTGCCGAAGCTCGATCCGGATTTGATCATCAAGCTGATGGCGCGCGCCACGGTGTTGATGGGCGTGCCGACCTTCTACACGCGGCTTCTGCAAAATTCCGCGCTGTCGCGCGACACCACGAAGCATATGCGGCTGTTCATCTCGGGTTCGGCGCCGCTGCTGGCGGAAACCCATCGCGAATGGTCGGCGCGGACGGGGCATGCCGTGCTGGAGCGCTATGGCATGACCGAAACCAACATGAACACGTCGAACCCCTATGACGGCGAGCGCGTGCCCGGCGCGGTCGGCTTTCCCTTGCCCGGCGTCTCCGTCCGCGTCACCGAACCCGAGACCGGCAAGGAGCTGCCGCGCGAAGAGATCGGCATGATCGAGGTGAAGGGCCCGAACGTCTTCAAGGGCTATTGGCGCATGCCGGAGAAGACCAAGTCCGAATTCCGGCCCGACGGCTTCTTCATCACCGGCGACCTCGGCAAGATCGACGGCAAGGGCTACGTCCACATTCTCGGCCGCGGCAAGGATCTCGTGATCTCCGGCGGCTTCAACGTGTATCCGAAAGAGATCGAAAGCGAGATCGACGCCATGCCGGGCGTGGTGGAATCCGCCGTGATCGGCGTGCCGCATGCCGATTTCGGCGAGGGCGTTACGGCGGTGCTGGTTTGCAACAAGGGCGCGGACGTGAGCGAAGCCTCGGTCCTGAAGGCGCTCGACGGGCGTCTCGCAAAATTCAAGATGCCCAAGCGCGTCTTCGTCGTCGACGAACTGCCGCGCAACACGATGGGCAAGGTGCAGAAGAACGTGCTGCGCGATACGTACAAGGACATTTACGCAAAGAAATAG
- a CDS encoding SDR family oxidoreductase, with protein sequence MSKNGKRVAWVTGGGSGIGEAGAEALAADGWTVVVSGRRKDALDGVVAKIAGAGGAAEAIALDVSNAAQAQKAADQIVARHGRIDLLVNNAGINIPKRSWKDMELEGWDQLVQVNLNGVLYCMRAVLPTMRKQQDGAIINVSSWAGRHVSKMPGPAYTTTKHAVLALTHSFNMDECVNGLRACCLMPGEVATPILKLRPVVPSEDEQAKMLQSEDLGRTIAFIASMPARVCINEVLISPTHNRGFIQTPNNRD encoded by the coding sequence ATGTCAAAAAACGGGAAACGCGTAGCCTGGGTCACGGGTGGCGGCAGCGGGATCGGGGAGGCCGGCGCCGAGGCGCTGGCTGCCGACGGCTGGACGGTGGTGGTATCGGGCCGGCGCAAGGACGCCCTGGATGGCGTGGTGGCAAAGATTGCCGGGGCCGGCGGGGCGGCCGAGGCCATCGCGTTGGACGTCTCCAACGCCGCGCAAGCCCAGAAAGCCGCCGATCAGATCGTCGCTAGGCACGGCCGCATCGACCTCCTGGTCAACAACGCCGGCATTAATATTCCCAAGCGCAGCTGGAAGGACATGGAACTGGAAGGCTGGGACCAACTGGTCCAGGTCAATCTCAACGGCGTGCTCTATTGCATGCGCGCGGTGCTGCCGACGATGCGCAAGCAGCAGGACGGCGCGATCATCAACGTCTCGTCCTGGGCCGGCCGCCACGTCTCGAAGATGCCGGGCCCGGCCTACACCACCACCAAACATGCAGTGCTGGCGTTGACCCATTCCTTCAACATGGACGAATGCGTCAACGGCCTGCGCGCCTGCTGCCTGATGCCGGGCGAGGTGGCCACTCCCATCCTCAAGCTGCGCCCGGTGGTGCCGAGCGAGGACGAGCAGGCGAAGATGCTGCAGTCCGAAGATCTCGGCCGCACCATCGCCTTCATCGCGAGCATGCCGGCGCGCGTCTGCATCAACGAGGTGTTGATCAGCCCGACGCATAATCGCGGCTTCATCCAGACGCCGAACAACAGGGATTGA
- a CDS encoding fasciclin domain-containing protein, translating to MSKRIAYLAAAAFSALAITATVVAPARAEEKTVMVGGAAMFPSKNIVQNAVNSKDHTTLVAAVKAAGLVPTLEGKGPFTVFAPTNAAFGKLPAGTVDNLVKPENKATLTKILTYHVVPGKLEASDLKDGQKLKTVEGEELTVKKSGSSVMIVDAKGGSSTVTIPNVNQSNGVIHVVDTVLMPAS from the coding sequence ATGTCGAAGCGCATTGCCTATCTCGCTGCCGCCGCCTTCAGCGCCCTCGCCATCACCGCGACCGTCGTCGCGCCTGCCCGCGCCGAGGAAAAGACCGTCATGGTCGGCGGCGCCGCGATGTTCCCGTCCAAGAACATCGTGCAGAACGCGGTCAATTCGAAGGACCACACCACGCTGGTGGCGGCGGTGAAGGCGGCCGGCCTGGTGCCGACGCTGGAAGGCAAGGGTCCGTTCACGGTGTTCGCGCCGACCAACGCCGCCTTCGGCAAGCTGCCGGCCGGCACCGTCGACAACCTGGTCAAGCCCGAGAACAAAGCGACGCTGACCAAGATCCTCACCTACCACGTCGTCCCCGGCAAGCTCGAGGCCTCCGACCTCAAGGACGGCCAGAAGCTGAAGACCGTCGAGGGCGAGGAGCTTACCGTGAAGAAGTCGGGCAGCTCCGTCATGATCGTCGACGCCAAGGGCGGCTCCTCCACCGTCACCATCCCGAACGTCAACCAGTCGAACGGCGTCATCCATGTCGTCGACACCGTGCTGATGCCGGCGTCGTAA
- a CDS encoding cytochrome b/b6 domain-containing protein, translating into MASLTVSDEQVRANPAKVIQPAWVRVMHWVNALAMILMILSGWQIYNASPLFGFSFPREYTLGGWLGGGLLWHFAAMWLLMVNGLAYLVTGFATGRFRKKLLPITPSGVLHDVRAALTFKLGHDDLSVYNYVQRTLYAGIIVIGVLIVLTGLGMWKPVQLHWLVSLFGDYPTARYIHFFCMAAICAFLVIHVLLALLVPKSLRAMIIGR; encoded by the coding sequence ATGGCGAGCCTTACAGTCAGCGACGAGCAGGTCAGGGCCAACCCGGCCAAAGTGATCCAGCCGGCCTGGGTCCGCGTCATGCACTGGGTCAATGCACTGGCCATGATCCTGATGATCCTGTCGGGGTGGCAGATCTACAACGCCTCGCCGCTGTTCGGCTTCAGTTTTCCGCGCGAATACACGCTCGGCGGATGGCTCGGCGGTGGCCTGCTCTGGCATTTTGCCGCGATGTGGCTGTTGATGGTCAACGGCCTCGCCTACCTCGTCACCGGCTTCGCCACCGGCCGTTTCCGCAAGAAGCTGTTACCAATCACCCCGTCCGGCGTGCTCCACGACGTCAGGGCTGCGCTGACCTTCAAGCTCGGCCATGACGATCTCAGCGTCTACAATTACGTGCAGCGCACGCTCTACGCCGGCATCATCGTGATCGGCGTGCTGATCGTGCTCACGGGCCTGGGGATGTGGAAGCCGGTGCAGCTGCATTGGCTCGTCTCACTGTTCGGCGACTACCCGACCGCGCGCTACATCCATTTCTTCTGCATGGCCGCGATCTGCGCGTTCCTCGTCATCCACGTCCTGCTCGCGCTGCTCGTGCCGAAGAGCCTGCGCGCCATGATCATCGGCCGTTGA
- a CDS encoding molybdopterin-binding protein, whose protein sequence is MAKRSFLIPGVDKRLLIKDSIKTMPDVTRRRFIAGGASLGALTLLTGCDVVDSSSAENMLARISKFNDSVQAFIFNPDALAPTFPESAITKPFPFNAYYDLDDAPDVSAADWKLEVRGLVDNKKSWTLDELYKLPQVSQITRHICVEGWSAIGSWTGTPLRDFLKLIGADTRAKYVWFQCADKDGYNSPLDMRSALHPQTQMTFKYANEILPRAYGFPMKIRVPTKLGFKNPKYVVSMEVTNDYKGGYWEDQGYNSFSGS, encoded by the coding sequence ATGGCCAAGCGCTCATTCCTGATCCCCGGCGTCGACAAGCGGCTGCTGATCAAGGACTCCATCAAGACCATGCCCGACGTCACCCGCCGCCGCTTCATCGCGGGCGGCGCCAGCCTGGGCGCGCTGACGCTGCTCACCGGCTGCGACGTCGTCGATTCGTCCTCGGCTGAAAACATGCTGGCCCGGATCTCGAAATTCAACGATTCGGTGCAGGCCTTCATCTTCAACCCCGACGCGCTGGCGCCGACCTTCCCCGAGAGCGCGATCACGAAGCCGTTTCCGTTCAATGCCTATTACGATCTCGACGATGCGCCCGACGTCTCGGCGGCGGATTGGAAGCTCGAAGTGCGCGGCCTCGTCGACAACAAGAAATCCTGGACGCTGGACGAGCTTTACAAGCTGCCGCAGGTCTCGCAGATCACCCGCCACATCTGCGTCGAGGGCTGGAGCGCGATCGGCAGCTGGACCGGCACGCCCTTGCGCGATTTCCTCAAGCTGATCGGCGCCGACACGCGCGCCAAATACGTCTGGTTCCAGTGCGCCGACAAGGACGGCTACAACTCGCCTCTGGACATGCGCTCCGCGCTGCATCCGCAGACGCAGATGACGTTCAAATATGCCAACGAAATTCTGCCGCGCGCCTATGGCTTCCCGATGAAGATCCGCGTGCCGACAAAGCTCGGCTTCAAGAACCCGAAATACGTCGTCTCGATGGAAGTCACCAACGACTACAAGGGCGGCTATTGGGAAGACCAGGGGTATAATTCGTTCAGCGGGAGCTAG
- a CDS encoding YbfB/YjiJ family MFS transporter, which produces MHTPDRPPPDAHPARLILTLSLAATVGLGIGRFAYALVLPDMREDLGWSYSAAGFMNTINAVGYLVGALVASRLIQRVGWSAAIRGGTLACVAALATCALTGNFVALSLARLVLGLGAAAGFVAGGALAATIAQSRPERANFLLSLFYAGPGIGILSSGLIAPFTLQYFGPGSWWIVWWALTLLSITMTIPLFLIRIESSVRFSEGSHAAFAILPVLIYLAGYFLFGAGYIAYMTFMIAYVRDGGGGAAAQAAFWGLIGLSAFVTPWAWRGVLALDRGGLATAIILGTNALGAALPMLGHSPAWLAVSAIVFGVAFFAVVGSTTAFVRFNYPPAMWPTAIAAMTISFGVGQTLGPIVVGAITDALGSLSYALNVSAALLALGAVAALCQRKVGPAKQSVP; this is translated from the coding sequence TTGCACACACCTGACCGCCCCCCGCCCGACGCGCACCCCGCGCGGCTGATCCTGACCCTGTCGCTGGCCGCCACGGTCGGGCTTGGCATCGGCCGCTTTGCCTATGCGCTGGTGCTGCCGGACATGCGGGAGGACCTCGGCTGGTCCTACTCGGCGGCCGGATTCATGAACACCATCAACGCCGTCGGCTATCTCGTCGGCGCGCTGGTGGCGTCGCGCCTGATCCAGCGCGTCGGCTGGTCGGCGGCGATCCGCGGCGGGACTTTGGCCTGCGTCGCCGCGCTCGCCACTTGCGCGCTGACGGGGAATTTCGTCGCGCTGAGCCTGGCGCGCCTGGTGCTGGGTCTCGGCGCCGCGGCCGGCTTCGTCGCCGGCGGCGCGCTCGCTGCGACCATCGCGCAATCGCGCCCCGAGCGGGCCAATTTCCTGCTCAGCCTGTTCTATGCCGGGCCCGGCATCGGCATCCTGTCCTCAGGGCTGATCGCTCCGTTCACGCTGCAATATTTCGGGCCGGGCTCGTGGTGGATCGTGTGGTGGGCGCTGACGCTGCTGTCCATCACGATGACGATCCCGCTGTTTCTGATCCGCATCGAGAGCAGCGTCCGCTTCTCCGAGGGCAGCCACGCCGCCTTCGCCATTCTCCCCGTGCTGATCTATCTCGCCGGCTACTTCCTGTTCGGCGCGGGCTACATCGCCTACATGACCTTCATGATCGCTTATGTGCGCGACGGCGGCGGCGGAGCCGCGGCGCAGGCCGCGTTCTGGGGCCTGATCGGGTTGAGCGCCTTCGTCACGCCCTGGGCCTGGCGCGGCGTGCTGGCGCTCGATCGCGGCGGGCTCGCCACCGCCATCATCCTGGGCACCAACGCGCTCGGTGCGGCGCTGCCGATGCTGGGGCATTCGCCGGCATGGCTCGCGGTCTCGGCGATCGTGTTCGGCGTCGCCTTCTTCGCCGTGGTCGGCTCGACCACCGCCTTCGTGCGCTTCAACTATCCGCCGGCGATGTGGCCGACCGCGATCGCGGCGATGACGATCTCGTTCGGTGTCGGCCAGACGCTGGGGCCAATCGTGGTCGGCGCGATCACGGATGCGCTGGGGAGCCTGAGCTACGCGCTCAATGTGTCAGCTGCATTGCTGGCGCTCGGCGCGGTTGCGGCGTTGTGCCAGCGGAAGGTAGGGCCGGCCAAGCAATCGGTGCCGTAG